A window of Shewanella mesophila contains these coding sequences:
- the greA gene encoding transcription elongation factor GreA: MNKVPMTVVGAEQLRKELDFLKFDKRPKIAEAIGIARELGDLKENAEYHAAREEQGLCEARIRDIEGKLSNVQIIDVTKMENTGRVIFGTTVTILNLDTEEESKYRIVGEDEANIRENLISVSSPIARGLVGKSEGDEVTISTPGGVTDFEITAVEYI, encoded by the coding sequence ATGAATAAGGTTCCGATGACAGTTGTTGGTGCAGAACAACTACGTAAAGAGTTAGATTTTTTAAAGTTTGATAAGCGCCCTAAGATTGCTGAAGCTATCGGTATCGCAAGAGAGTTGGGCGATCTGAAAGAAAACGCTGAGTACCATGCTGCTCGAGAAGAGCAGGGACTATGTGAGGCTCGTATACGAGACATCGAAGGTAAACTGTCGAATGTGCAAATTATCGATGTCACTAAGATGGAAAATACGGGGCGAGTGATCTTTGGCACCACTGTGACTATCTTAAATCTCGATACCGAAGAAGAATCTAAATATCGCATCGTGGGCGAAGATGAGGCTAATATCAGAGAGAATTTGATTTCGGTGTCATCACCAATAGCGAGAGGTTTAGTGGGCAAATCCGAAGGTGACGAGGTGACTATCTCTACACCAGGCGGTGTGACCGACTTTGAAATTACAGCGGTTGAATATATCTAA
- the yhbY gene encoding ribosome assembly RNA-binding protein YhbY: MNLTTKQKQHLKGLAHNLKPVVQLGSNGLTEGVLAEIDNALSHHELIKVKVASGDRELKNAVVDAIVRETQAEKVQLIGHVLVLFRQSPEMKIAIPRAK, translated from the coding sequence ATGAACTTAACAACCAAACAAAAACAGCACTTAAAGGGCTTAGCACATAACTTAAAGCCTGTTGTACAGCTTGGTTCCAATGGTCTGACTGAAGGTGTACTGGCTGAAATTGATAATGCACTCTCTCATCATGAATTAATCAAAGTGAAAGTGGCCTCTGGTGACAGAGAGCTAAAAAATGCAGTCGTTGACGCCATCGTACGCGAAACCCAAGCTGAAAAAGTACAGCTAATCGGTCACGTATTGGTCCTTTTTCGTCAATCTCCAGAAATGAAGATTGCCATTCCAAGAGCAAAGTAA
- the rlmE gene encoding 23S rRNA (uridine(2552)-2'-O)-methyltransferase RlmE: protein MSGKKRTASSSRWMQEHFDDHYVKLSQKRGLRSRAAFKIEEIQQKDKLIRPGMTVVDLGAAPGGWSQIAVKLAGDKGKVIACDILPMDPIVGVDFLQGDFREEKVLDALLERVGDAKVDVVLSDMAPNMSGTGGVDQPRAMYLVELALDMCHQVLAPNGSFAVKVFQGEGFDEYMKAVKEAFTTVKTRKPDSSRPRSREVYLVATGYKL from the coding sequence ATGTCAGGTAAAAAACGAACAGCTAGTTCCTCTCGCTGGATGCAGGAACATTTCGATGATCACTATGTAAAGTTATCGCAAAAACGAGGGTTACGTTCGCGTGCCGCGTTTAAAATCGAAGAGATACAACAGAAAGATAAACTTATCCGTCCCGGCATGACTGTCGTAGATTTAGGGGCTGCGCCTGGTGGATGGTCACAGATCGCAGTCAAATTGGCTGGAGACAAGGGCAAGGTTATCGCTTGCGATATTTTACCTATGGATCCCATCGTTGGTGTCGACTTTCTGCAAGGCGACTTTCGTGAAGAGAAAGTGCTTGATGCCTTACTTGAAAGAGTTGGCGATGCTAAAGTTGATGTTGTACTTTCTGATATGGCGCCTAATATGAGTGGTACAGGTGGTGTGGATCAACCGCGCGCCATGTATTTGGTAGAACTAGCGTTAGATATGTGTCATCAAGTGTTGGCACCTAATGGTAGTTTTGCTGTTAAAGTCTTTCAGGGGGAGGGCTTTGACGAATATATGAAGGCGGTAAAAGAAGCATTTACTACCGTTAAAACACGAAAGCCAGACTCTTCGCGACCGCGTTCGCGTGAAGTCTATCTTGTGGCGACAGGATACAAGTTGTAG
- the ftsH gene encoding ATP-dependent zinc metalloprotease FtsH, translating into MSDMAKNLILWVVIAVVLMSVFQGYSPSSSNSLKMDYSAFLDDVRSGQINAVEVKSDQRTIEGTKRTGEKFTTIMPMYDQDLINDLDRKGVTMKGQEAEESGFLTQIFISWFPMLLLIGVWIFFMRQMQGGGGKGAMSFGKSKAKLMGEDQIKTTFGDVAGCDEAKEDVKELVDYLREPTKFQKLGGRIPTGVLLVGPPGTGKTLLAKAIAGEAKVPFFTISGSDFVEMFVGVGASRVRDMFEQAKKSAPCIIFIDEIDAVGRQRGAGVGGGHDEREQTLNQMLVEMDGFEGNEGIIVIAATNRPDVLDAALLRPGRFDRQVVVGLPDVRGREQILKVHMRKVPLADDVKASVIARGTPGFSGADLANLVNEAALFAARGNRRVVGMEEFESAKDKIMMGAERRTMVMSEDEKEMTAYHEAGHAIVGCLVPEHDPVHKVTIIPRGRALGVTFFLPEADAISQSRRKLESQISVAYGGRLAEELIYGSERVSTGASQDIKYATSIARNMVTQWGFSEKLGPVLYAEDDNEVFLGRSMGKSQHMSDETAKVIDDEVKMIIDSNYDRANKFLTDNMDILHAMKDALMKYETLDSTQIDDLMSRREVRAPADWNLDENGSNGDHKGGKEAEADVKADDAGVVEPLNEASTPSDNKGVDESPVTK; encoded by the coding sequence TTGAGTGATATGGCAAAAAATTTAATTCTCTGGGTTGTCATCGCCGTTGTGCTGATGTCAGTGTTTCAGGGTTATTCCCCCTCTTCATCAAATTCGTTGAAGATGGATTATTCCGCATTCTTGGACGATGTTCGTTCAGGGCAGATTAATGCTGTCGAAGTTAAAAGCGACCAACGTACCATTGAGGGTACAAAACGAACGGGTGAAAAATTCACTACGATTATGCCTATGTATGATCAAGATTTGATTAATGATCTTGACCGCAAAGGCGTGACCATGAAGGGACAAGAAGCCGAAGAATCTGGCTTCTTAACTCAGATCTTCATCTCTTGGTTCCCTATGCTACTGCTTATCGGTGTGTGGATATTCTTCATGCGTCAGATGCAAGGCGGCGGCGGAAAGGGCGCGATGTCATTTGGTAAGAGTAAAGCCAAATTAATGGGTGAAGACCAGATCAAGACGACTTTTGGCGACGTTGCAGGTTGTGATGAAGCTAAAGAGGACGTTAAAGAACTGGTGGATTACCTCAGAGAGCCAACCAAATTCCAAAAGCTAGGCGGTCGCATTCCTACTGGTGTGTTACTCGTTGGGCCTCCAGGTACAGGTAAAACCCTACTCGCAAAGGCGATTGCTGGTGAAGCTAAGGTACCTTTCTTTACTATATCTGGTTCAGATTTTGTTGAGATGTTTGTCGGTGTTGGTGCATCACGTGTGCGTGACATGTTTGAGCAAGCAAAGAAATCAGCGCCGTGTATCATCTTTATCGATGAAATTGATGCTGTAGGCCGCCAACGTGGTGCCGGTGTCGGTGGTGGTCACGATGAGCGTGAGCAAACATTGAACCAGATGCTCGTCGAGATGGATGGTTTTGAAGGCAATGAAGGTATTATCGTTATTGCTGCGACTAACCGCCCAGACGTACTTGATGCAGCATTGCTGCGTCCTGGTCGTTTTGACCGTCAAGTGGTTGTTGGATTGCCTGATGTGCGCGGTCGTGAACAAATTCTTAAAGTGCATATGCGCAAAGTGCCATTAGCCGATGATGTTAAGGCGAGTGTGATTGCACGTGGTACGCCAGGTTTCTCTGGTGCGGATTTGGCCAACCTTGTTAACGAGGCTGCGCTATTCGCTGCGCGTGGAAATCGCCGCGTTGTTGGAATGGAAGAGTTTGAAAGTGCTAAAGATAAGATCATGATGGGCGCTGAGCGTCGCACTATGGTGATGTCTGAAGACGAGAAAGAGATGACCGCCTATCATGAAGCAGGTCATGCGATTGTGGGCTGCTTAGTACCAGAGCATGATCCTGTGCATAAGGTGACTATCATTCCACGTGGTCGTGCGTTGGGTGTTACTTTCTTCCTACCTGAAGCTGACGCCATCAGCCAGAGCCGAAGAAAGCTTGAGAGTCAGATCTCTGTGGCTTACGGTGGACGCCTCGCTGAAGAGCTTATCTATGGCAGCGAACGCGTATCGACCGGTGCTTCACAAGATATTAAGTATGCGACTTCTATTGCGCGTAACATGGTAACTCAGTGGGGCTTCTCTGAAAAACTTGGTCCTGTGCTTTATGCTGAAGATGATAACGAAGTTTTCCTCGGACGCAGCATGGGTAAATCACAGCATATGTCTGATGAGACTGCCAAAGTGATTGATGATGAAGTTAAGATGATTATCGATAGTAACTATGACAGAGCCAATAAGTTCCTGACTGATAATATGGATATTCTTCATGCGATGAAAGATGCGCTTATGAAGTATGAGACTCTTGATTCGACTCAGATAGACGATCTTATGTCTCGCCGAGAAGTTCGTGCTCCAGCTGATTGGAATTTGGACGAAAATGGCAGTAATGGCGATCATAAAGGTGGCAAAGAAGCTGAAGCGGATGTTAAGGCTGACGATGCTGGTGTTGTAGAGCCTCTGAACGAAGCATCAACTCCAAGCGATAATAAAGGTGTTGATGAGTCTCCAGTGACCAAATAA
- the folP gene encoding dihydropteroate synthase yields MGILNVTPDSFSDGGQHNSFERACRHADAMVSQGASFIDIGGESTRPGAADVTLEQELDRVIPLVEYVSANHDVWISVDTSKPKVMQEAVDNGAHLINDVRALQEPGALATAAKLNVPICLMHMQGQPRTMQQSPAYGDIVVDIVQFFDARIKACEAQGIDRSQIILDPGFGFGKTLANNYELLNRLAEFNCFELPLLIGLSRKSMIGQLLQADVNERLAGSLAAAMLSVQQGANILRVHDVKETVDMLKVMHATTHFESL; encoded by the coding sequence ATGGGGATTTTGAATGTGACACCTGACTCATTTTCTGATGGTGGTCAACACAATAGCTTCGAGCGTGCCTGTCGGCACGCAGATGCAATGGTCTCCCAAGGCGCCAGTTTTATCGATATTGGTGGTGAGTCAACTCGGCCAGGTGCCGCCGATGTTACTCTTGAACAGGAGTTAGATAGGGTTATTCCACTAGTCGAATATGTCAGTGCAAATCATGATGTATGGATATCGGTCGATACAAGTAAGCCGAAAGTGATGCAAGAGGCGGTTGATAATGGCGCTCACCTTATTAATGATGTTAGGGCACTGCAGGAACCTGGCGCCTTAGCCACCGCAGCCAAGCTGAACGTACCTATTTGTTTAATGCATATGCAGGGGCAACCAAGAACTATGCAGCAATCGCCAGCGTATGGTGATATCGTTGTGGATATTGTGCAGTTTTTTGATGCGCGGATTAAAGCATGTGAAGCACAAGGCATCGACCGTTCTCAGATTATCTTAGATCCAGGCTTTGGTTTTGGTAAAACACTTGCTAACAATTATGAATTGCTGAATCGATTGGCTGAATTTAACTGTTTTGAGCTCCCCTTGTTAATCGGGCTTTCAAGAAAGAGTATGATAGGGCAACTTTTACAAGCCGATGTTAATGAGCGCTTAGCGGGTAGTCTAGCCGCTGCAATGTTAAGTGTTCAGCAAGGAGCAAATATTCTTCGTGTGCATGATGTCAAAGAGACAGTCGATATGCTTAAAGTGATGCACGCAACCACTCATTTTGAGTCGCTATAA
- the glmM gene encoding phosphoglucosamine mutase, with translation MRKFFGTDGIRGKVGSGKMTPELALKLGWAAGRVLSRSGTNKVIIGKDTRISGYLFESAMEAGLSAAGLNVMLMGPMPTPAVAYLTRTFRAEAGVVISASHNPYYDNGIKFFSSDGSKLDDAIELEIEAELEKPLTCVESHLLGKVSRIEDAPGRYIEYCKGNFPADHTLKGLKIVVDCAHGATYHIAPNVFRELGADVVVIGTAPNGININHEVGATSMGKIRETVIAEKADLGIALDGDGDRIMMVNRHGKVIDGDEILYILACDAQDRGILQGGIVGTLMSNLGLELALKARDIPFARSKVGDRYVMELLKKNAWRIGGENSGHILNLDHGTTGDGIVAGILVLAAMCRKKATLEELTEGIKMLPQVLVNVRFEGNHNPLAAESVLAAQAEVEKQLGERGRVLLRKSGTEPLIRVMVEGDVASDVTHHANVIADAIRALV, from the coding sequence GTGAGAAAATTTTTTGGTACCGATGGCATTCGGGGCAAGGTGGGTTCTGGGAAAATGACACCAGAACTGGCGTTAAAATTAGGTTGGGCTGCAGGTCGTGTGCTTTCACGCTCAGGTACCAACAAAGTCATCATCGGCAAGGATACGCGGATTTCTGGTTATCTATTCGAATCGGCAATGGAGGCCGGTCTGTCGGCGGCAGGGTTGAATGTTATGCTAATGGGGCCAATGCCAACGCCCGCAGTCGCTTATCTTACGCGTACTTTTAGAGCTGAAGCAGGGGTGGTGATCAGCGCATCTCATAATCCCTATTATGATAACGGCATAAAGTTCTTCTCAAGCGATGGCAGCAAATTAGATGATGCCATCGAGCTCGAAATAGAGGCAGAGCTTGAAAAACCGCTCACCTGCGTAGAATCTCATCTATTAGGCAAAGTCTCCCGTATAGAAGATGCTCCTGGTCGATACATTGAGTATTGCAAAGGTAACTTTCCCGCAGATCATACACTTAAGGGGTTAAAGATTGTGGTTGATTGCGCTCATGGCGCAACTTATCACATTGCGCCTAACGTGTTTAGAGAGCTGGGCGCCGACGTTGTTGTGATTGGTACAGCGCCTAATGGGATCAATATTAACCATGAAGTGGGCGCTACTTCGATGGGTAAAATTCGTGAAACCGTCATTGCCGAAAAGGCTGATTTAGGTATCGCGCTCGATGGTGATGGCGATCGTATTATGATGGTTAATCGACACGGCAAGGTTATCGATGGGGACGAAATTCTTTATATTCTGGCCTGTGATGCCCAAGACCGAGGTATCTTACAAGGTGGGATCGTCGGAACTTTAATGTCCAACTTAGGCTTGGAGTTAGCCCTAAAAGCGCGTGATATTCCGTTTGCGAGATCTAAAGTTGGCGATCGTTATGTGATGGAACTGCTTAAGAAAAACGCATGGCGAATTGGTGGGGAGAACTCGGGTCACATACTCAATCTTGATCATGGAACAACAGGTGATGGCATCGTTGCTGGGATCCTTGTCCTCGCCGCAATGTGTCGTAAGAAGGCGACACTCGAAGAGTTAACCGAAGGGATAAAGATGTTACCTCAAGTCTTGGTGAACGTTCGCTTCGAAGGTAATCATAATCCGCTTGCGGCAGAAAGTGTTTTAGCCGCACAAGCTGAGGTTGAGAAGCAGCTTGGCGAGCGTGGTCGTGTTCTATTGCGAAAATCAGGAACCGAACCGCTTATCCGTGTCATGGTGGAGGGTGATGTAGCTAGCGATGTGACTCATCATGCGAACGTTATCGCCGATGCGATAAGAGCGTTAGTTTAG
- the tpiA gene encoding triose-phosphate isomerase produces MALRRPMVAGNWKMNGTAQLAQELFTKFANKLQNDSAEVVLCPPSIFLESVRQQLDANKEALNGCLVRMGAQNLSQHEFGAYTGEVSGQMLSDSGCRYVIIGHSERRRMYGETSDIVAEKFAAAQKHGLTPILCVGESGPAREARRTFEVIAEELDVVIEKNGTMAFDNAIIAYEPLWAVGTGKSATPEQAQEVHAFIRKRLSEVSPFIGENIRILYGGSVTPSNAADLFAQPDVDGGLIGGASLNSTEFLSLCSIAMSA; encoded by the coding sequence ATGGCACTTAGACGTCCAATGGTCGCTGGGAACTGGAAAATGAATGGCACGGCGCAATTAGCGCAAGAGCTATTTACCAAGTTCGCTAATAAGCTTCAAAATGATTCTGCGGAAGTAGTCTTATGTCCGCCTAGTATATTTCTAGAAAGTGTACGTCAGCAGCTAGATGCTAACAAAGAAGCCTTAAATGGTTGTCTTGTCCGGATGGGCGCACAAAACCTTAGTCAACATGAGTTTGGTGCTTATACTGGTGAAGTGTCTGGGCAGATGTTGTCAGATTCAGGATGTCGATATGTTATTATTGGTCACTCCGAACGTCGTCGTATGTACGGCGAGACAAGCGATATAGTGGCGGAGAAGTTCGCCGCAGCACAAAAGCACGGTTTGACCCCAATACTCTGTGTTGGTGAGTCTGGTCCGGCTCGTGAAGCAAGACGCACCTTTGAGGTGATTGCTGAAGAGTTAGACGTGGTCATTGAAAAAAATGGCACCATGGCTTTTGATAACGCGATTATCGCCTACGAGCCTTTATGGGCAGTGGGTACAGGTAAGAGCGCTACGCCAGAGCAGGCACAGGAAGTTCATGCGTTTATTCGCAAACGCCTCTCTGAAGTTTCTCCATTTATTGGGGAGAATATCAGGATTTTGTACGGTGGTAGCGTAACACCGAGTAATGCAGCAGATCTATTTGCTCAGCCTGATGTAGATGGTGGACTGATAGGCGGTGCAAGCTTAAACTCTACCGAGTTTTTAAGTTTATGTTCGATAGCAATGAGCGCATAA
- the secG gene encoding preprotein translocase subunit SecG, producing MYEVLMVIYLLVALGLIGLILIQQGKGADMGASFGAGASATLFGSSGSGNFLTRSTAVLAIAFFALSLTIGNLSANHAKSEDSWKDLGADAAAVTQPVTDTAPDTQKSEDKIPD from the coding sequence ATGTACGAAGTTCTAATGGTTATTTACTTGTTGGTCGCATTAGGTCTAATTGGCTTAATCCTAATCCAGCAAGGTAAAGGTGCTGACATGGGAGCCTCTTTCGGCGCCGGTGCATCAGCAACATTATTTGGATCAAGTGGTTCAGGTAATTTTTTAACACGTTCTACCGCTGTTTTAGCGATTGCGTTTTTCGCTTTAAGTTTAACCATTGGTAACTTAAGCGCTAACCATGCTAAGAGTGAAGATTCGTGGAAAGATTTAGGTGCTGATGCAGCCGCTGTTACTCAACCAGTAACCGATACTGCACCAGATACCCAAAAGTCAGAAGATAAGATTCCTGACTAA
- the rimP gene encoding ribosome maturation factor RimP produces MATLESKLEQMLIAPVEALGHSLWGIEFIQAGKHSVLRVYIDNEKGIFIDDCADVSRQVSAVLDVEDPISTEYTLEVSSPGVDRPLFNAAQYALYIGETVKVQLTMPVAGSRNLKGTVTGVEGQMLTLTVDGNELIIALDNIRKGNLIAKF; encoded by the coding sequence TTGGCAACTTTAGAAAGTAAACTGGAACAAATGCTTATCGCACCAGTTGAAGCATTAGGCCACAGTCTTTGGGGCATTGAATTTATTCAAGCAGGCAAGCACTCAGTTTTGCGCGTATATATAGATAATGAGAAAGGTATCTTTATTGATGATTGCGCAGATGTTAGTCGTCAAGTTAGTGCCGTGCTTGATGTTGAAGATCCCATATCAACCGAATATACATTAGAAGTTTCTTCGCCTGGTGTAGATAGGCCGCTATTTAATGCGGCGCAATATGCGCTTTACATCGGCGAGACTGTAAAGGTTCAATTGACTATGCCTGTTGCTGGTAGTCGTAATTTAAAAGGTACCGTCACTGGTGTTGAGGGGCAGATGCTTACTCTAACCGTTGATGGCAACGAACTGATTATTGCCTTGGATAACATCCGTAAAGGCAATTTAATCGCTAAGTTTTGA
- the nusA gene encoding transcription termination factor NusA: protein MNKEILLVAEAVSNEKAVPREKIFEALEIALATATKKKYEGDIEVRVAIDRKTGAYETFRRWMVVDDHGEALENPFREITLEAAQYEDPEIQVGEYIEDEIESVVFDRITTQTAKQVIVQKVREAERAQIVDQFREKEGELITGVVKKSNRESVVVDLGNNADAVLFKEDLISRESFRPGDRVRALLYAVRPEARGAQLFLTRTKPDMLIELFRVEVPEIADEMIEIMGAARDPGSRAKIAVKSNDRRIDPIGACVGMRGARVQAVSNELGGERVDIVLWDDNPAQFVINAMAPADVASIIVDEDNHSMDIAVEADSLAQAIGRNGQNVRLATQLSGWELNVMTVADMQAKHQAESAKVVNLFVASLDVDEDFAQVLADEGFTSLEEIAYVPESELLDIEGFDEDVVEALRERAKAAISTRALASEEALDGAEPSEDLLALEGLERHLAYVLASKGVITLEDLAEQGIDDLIEIEELTEQKAGELIMAARNICWFGEEA, encoded by the coding sequence ATGAACAAAGAGATTCTGCTAGTCGCTGAGGCGGTTTCAAATGAGAAGGCCGTACCGCGCGAAAAGATTTTTGAAGCGTTAGAAATAGCGTTAGCCACAGCAACCAAGAAAAAGTACGAAGGCGATATTGAAGTTCGTGTTGCTATCGATCGTAAGACTGGTGCATATGAAACTTTCCGTCGCTGGATGGTAGTAGACGATCATGGAGAAGCATTAGAAAATCCATTTCGTGAAATTACCCTAGAAGCGGCTCAATATGAAGATCCAGAGATCCAAGTCGGAGAATATATCGAAGATGAGATCGAATCTGTTGTCTTCGACCGTATAACGACCCAAACAGCAAAGCAAGTTATCGTACAAAAAGTACGAGAAGCTGAGCGTGCTCAAATCGTCGATCAGTTCCGTGAGAAAGAAGGCGAGTTGATAACAGGTGTCGTGAAGAAGAGTAACCGTGAAAGTGTTGTGGTTGATTTAGGTAATAATGCTGATGCAGTGTTGTTTAAAGAAGACCTGATCTCTCGTGAAAGCTTCCGTCCTGGTGACCGTGTTCGAGCATTACTTTATGCAGTGCGTCCAGAGGCTCGCGGTGCTCAGTTATTTTTAACTCGTACTAAGCCGGATATGCTTATTGAGCTTTTCCGTGTGGAAGTGCCTGAAATTGCTGATGAGATGATTGAGATTATGGGCGCTGCTCGTGATCCTGGTTCTCGCGCTAAGATTGCGGTTAAGTCAAATGACCGCCGCATCGATCCTATCGGTGCATGTGTTGGTATGCGAGGCGCTCGTGTTCAAGCCGTTTCTAATGAGCTTGGTGGTGAGCGTGTCGATATCGTTCTTTGGGATGATAACCCTGCACAATTTGTGATCAATGCAATGGCGCCAGCTGATGTGGCCTCTATTATCGTTGATGAAGATAATCACTCAATGGATATTGCCGTTGAAGCTGATTCTCTTGCGCAAGCAATTGGTCGTAATGGCCAGAATGTTCGTTTAGCGACCCAGTTATCGGGATGGGAGCTGAATGTAATGACAGTGGCTGATATGCAAGCTAAACACCAAGCAGAAAGTGCAAAGGTGGTTAACTTGTTTGTTGCCTCACTGGATGTCGATGAAGATTTTGCTCAAGTACTCGCTGATGAAGGCTTTACTTCATTAGAAGAGATTGCTTATGTTCCAGAGTCTGAACTTTTAGACATCGAAGGTTTTGACGAAGATGTCGTCGAAGCATTGAGAGAGCGTGCGAAAGCTGCTATCTCTACACGGGCTCTGGCGTCCGAAGAAGCACTTGATGGTGCTGAGCCGAGCGAAGATTTACTTGCCTTAGAGGGTTTAGAGCGTCATTTGGCGTATGTGTTGGCAAGTAAAGGCGTAATTACGCTTGAAGATTTAGCCGAACAAGGCATTGATGATTTGATCGAGATTGAAGAATTAACAGAACAAAAGGCTGGTGAGCTCATCATGGCAGCCCGCAATATCTGTTGGTTTGGCGAAGAAGCATAA